From the Planktothricoides raciborskii GIHE-MW2 genome, the window TACTATGGCTATTCCACTCAAGATAGTCTGTTCGGCGGTGATGGCAACGATACCCTCTTCATTGGAAATTACTGGGGGTACAGCAGCACTTTGGATGGAGGGGCTGGAGCGGATAGCCTTTACAGCAGCGGCTCTGACAGTAGCCTTCTGCTGGGTGGCGACGATAACGACATCCTGGAAGTTTATGGCTGGAACAACACCCTAGAAGGAGGTTTAGGGGATGACACTTATAACCTCTACTATCCCTCTGCAAATACCATCCAAGATGCGGGAGGAACCGATATCCTCTCGACTGGTTTAAAGCTATCTTTAAATGGGTTGGCGGTCGGTGAAGCCGGACTGGAAAAACAAGGCACCAGCTTGGTGATTGACATCAACCAAGACGGCATAGCAGACACTAGCCAGGACTTAGTAATTCTTGACTTCTTTAATGCAGCGGGTACGGGCGCGGGCGCGGGCTTCATCGAAAAGATTGACTATCTCGACGGCAACGAAATTCTCACCCCACCTACCAGCCCCAATATCATTACCGGCACTGCCAACGCCGACAACCTGGAAGGCACCAACGCCAATGACAGCATTATCGCCGATGCCGGAGATGACTATATTTCCAGCGACGGAAGCGGCAACGACACCTTGCTTGGCGGTGATGGCAACGATAATCTGATCGATTTTGGTGCTGGCAATGATTTCTTAGATGGCGGTATCGGCAATGACACGCTCGATGGCGGCACTGGCAATAACACTCTCGATGGGGGTGCTGGTGATGACTACCTGTCGAGTAATAATGGCTATTATTACTATGGCTATTCCACTCAAGATAGTCTGTTCGGCGGTGATGGCAACGATACCCTCTTCATTGGAAATTACTGGGGGTACAGCAGCACTTTGGATGGAGGGGCTGGAGCGGATAGCCTTTACAGCAGCGGCTCTGACAGTAGCCTTCTGCTGGGTGGCGACGATAACGACATCCTGGAAGTTTATGGCTGGAACAACACCCTAGAAGGAGGTTTAGGGGATGACACCCTTAGCTTGATCGGCGATGGCGGCTCTGGGAACATTTTGCGAGGCGGTAGCGGGTCGGATATCTACCGCGTGCGAGCCGGATACTGGGGTCAAGCAGGGGTTGAGATTTCTGATACAGAAGGAACCGATACGCTGATTATCCTCGAAAGTGATTTCCAGAACGGAGAATTCGTCGAGCCGATGCCGGTGGAGCCTACATCCCCCGTCGAGCCGATGCCGGTGGAGCCTACATTAGCCGTCGATCCTGTGCGGATGGAGCCTATGCCTATATCCCCCGTCGAGCCGATGCCGGTGGAGCCTACATCCGCCGTCGAGCCGATGCCGGTGGAGCCTACATTAGCCGTCGATCCTGTGCGGATGGAGCCTATGCCTATATCCCCCGTCGAGCCGATGCCGGTGGAGCCTACATCCGCCGTCGAGCCGATGCCGGTGGAGCCTACAGAAGTAACGGAAACGCCGATGACTCTATCGGCTACTGGCTTGGCTGCGGGTATCGCCGGTCTGGGTCGGATGGGTACAAGCCTGGTGATTGATACCAACAAAGATGGCTGGGCTAACCAATGGTCAGATGTTGTGATTACCAATTTCTTTGATGCAGCGGGAACTGGTGCCGGAAGCGGCTTTATTGAAACCGTGGGCAATCTCAGCGGTGAAGAAATTTTGGCGGCGGAACTGCCAGAGGTGACGTTTGAGCAACCCGTTTGGGAACCGCCGATACTGGTAGACCCCGTACCCCCTGAGGTGGTGGATAATCCCGATGTAAACGATGCACCTGTGGTGACTAATCCGATTTCTTGGCAAAGTCACGATTGGAATGAGAATTTTAGCTTAACCCTGGAACCTAATACTTTTACCGATCCAGAGGGAGGCGAACTGACTTACAGTGCTACTCAGGTGAGCTTTGTTGACTGGAGCGACGGTGAGTGGCAAGAACAAGGAGCAGGACCGCTACCCGATTGGTTGACGTTCGATTCCAGTACCTTGACCTTTAGTACCCAGGATACCGATCGCTCATTTTTCATAGAAATTGAGGTGACGGCAACCGATCCCGAAGGTGCCAGTACCAGCGACTTGTTCCGATTGTGGAGTAATGGCATTGACGGCATTGCGATTGATGGTTATATTGCCGATGCCACAGCCTTTTTGGATACTAATCGTAATGGGGTATTGGATCCGCAAGAACCTTCTGCCATTACTACAGAGGAAGGCCGATTTGCTTTTAATATCGATCCCCGTCCGTTCGATCTGAATAATAATGGTCGTTTAGATCCCGAAGAAGGCCGGATCGTGATTTCCGGGGGGACGGATACGGCGACGGGATTGCCATTGGCTACGCCGTTGGTCGCGACCCCAGATACTACCATCGTGACGTTGTTAAGTAATGTGGTGTCGGATTTGGTTGACCAGGGCGTGAGCAAAGCGGACGCGGAAACCCAAGTGAAAACAGCCCTGGGGATTCCCGCCGGTATAGATTTGAGTAATACAGACCCGATCGCGGCCACTGCCCAGAATCAAGCCGGTGGGGTGCAACTTAACTCAGCGATGGTGAAGTTGCAAAATGCTGTGACTCAGATGGCGAATACGATCTCTGGGGCATCCAGCTTATCCGTTGCCGAAAGTAGTCAAACCGTGGTGGGGGCGATCGCCTCTCAAATTCAAGCCGGGACAACCTTGGATTTAACCAATGCGTCCCAGTTGCAAACGGTTCTGGAAGCCGCCGGGACTAAAGCGCAAGTGGATTTAGGCGAGTTGTCCGAGTCCGTAGCCCAAGTGATTGCCGAAGCGAATGAACGTATCGACACCGTAGTCGCCAACAATACCGGGGCAGACGTGAATCAAGAATTAGCGCGGGTGCAAAAAGTTGCCCTGGGTACAACCAGCGATGACTTAAACGCTGCGGCTGCCGGACAAAAGGCGATCGCGGATGTGGTGGCGGCAAATACGGGTGATGCCTTGGATACTTTGATTTCAAACACGAAACTGGGTAGCGAGGTGACAGACTCATCGGATAGTAACTCGTTGGATCTCCCGGTTGCGGGTAGCGAGACTGAAGTTAATCTTCAGCCAACTAGCTCATCCGACTCTATGCCGGTTGCTCCCGCAGGTCCTGGCGCTGTGGCCATCTTCAGTTTGCCAACTATTCTGCCCAGCAGTCCGGAGACGATTAAGCTGGCACGACCCACAGCCAATGCTACGGAACCCGGTGCGCCCACTGGCGAAGCACCGAATCAGGCGATCGGTGAATTTTACAACTTATCCGATGGCGATGATAATGTTTTCCTGCCCCAAATTGCCCAGGCGATCGGACTTCATGTCCGAGGCTTATCCGGCAAAGATGTCATCCAAGGCAGCGAAGGGGCTGATATCGTCAACGGCAACCAAGGCAACGATATCGTCAAAGGCAATATCGGCAATGATGTGTTGCGCGGCGGTCAGGGTGCCGATGAAGTTGACGGTGAGTCCGGAGATGATGTCGTCAACGGCAACCAAGACAACGACAATTTATTTGGCGGTGATGGCAATGACCTCCTGCGTGGTGGCAAAGGGGATGATAATTTGATGGGCGGCAATGGCGATGACGTGCTCTGCGGGGATATGGGTCAAGACTTCCTGACCGGGGACGGCGGCAGCGATACCTTTGTCCTCCGCAGTGGTGAAGCCGCAGCATCTACTCTCAATACCGCCGATGTGATTTTAGATTTCAACTCCAGTGAAGATAAGATTGGTTTAACCGACGGAGTAACATATCAAAATCTCTCTTTTGAAGCCGTCAATTTTGGCCTCGGTGATGCCAGCGCGATCGCATCTGTAGCGATTAAAGTTGATAATAAATACTTGGGCATTGTCCAAGGGTTTACCGAAGAAGATTTGACCGCCTCAATGTTTGTTAAAGCCGATGATTTAATCCTCTTTGGCTAGATTGGTTCTTCCCAGAAACCGGGTTTCTTGTGTAGAGAAGCCCGGTTTTTGCTTGGCTAACTTAAGGGCGATCGCTATAACCATTAAAGCCGTAACGTCCAATCGATTCCTCATAGTCAGGGGCATCGACCCAAACAAATTCTACAGGTAATTTTTGCTCAAGACGCTGTAAAAAATTCGCCAGTCTTGGCTGGTTTAATTGAGCTATTTCACCATTGTAATGTTCTCTGCTTAATTTAATCGGGGCATAAATGTCAAGATTTAGAAATAAATTAAAACTTAAGGGTTGATCGCTAGATAAATCTAGATCACCCTCCTCATCTAGTTCCAGAGAAATTGCCACATAAGCCCCCAGATCAATTTCTATTTTTTTGGGCAGATTATTTCCTTCTGCCAAATTAAAACATTGAAGATTTAAATCAATCTCAATATTATTGATATCGGTTGTTGTTTCTATTTTTTTGAATAACTTTTCATAAGATTTTTCTGAATTTAAATAGAAGATAAAACTATCTTCTCCCCCACTGATTGTAGAAATTTATACTTTTTTAGGTTTAGCAAAATCCTCTAAAATATTGAATTTATGACAATTTCTTTTAAATACACGGCGCGAAAGGCAGGAGAGTTTAGGTAGTTATGAGCTAAAACTCGTAAACCCAATGAGTCACCACCACCGAAAATCTTATTATAGTTGTTATTATAGTTGGGCTGCTTCATTCGATAATTCCAAATAGCCAAACCCATCTTACTTTTCCAATTCATTTGATTTTTCGTGGGATAATTCATGGCCAAAACCTCCGTATAATCTCTAAATATAGGTATTTCAATTGTGGTTGAGACAAAAATCAGGGGCGCAAGCATTGCGCCCCTACAATATATGTTCATTTGCTGTAGGGGCGCAATGCTTGCGCCCCTAATTGCGCCCCTACATAATTGTATTAATCTGAATTGAAATCACTATAAATCAGGTTTTGTCTAATTGTCTAATTTATTAGAGTTAAAAATGCGCGACTTGAAACCGAGTTGATATATTTATGACTCCCCCAATTAAGCCAACAATAATTGAGATCCGGTTTCCGCCGTTTTGCTAATTTCTATTCTGGCTTGAAATGCTTCTTTAAATTGGGGCATATGAGTGACGATTAAAATGGTGGCAAAGTCGGGGGCGATCGCATTAATCGCGGCAATCAAGCGATCGCACCCTTGACGGTCTTGGGTGCCAAAACCCTCATCCACAATTAACATTTGTAACCGGGTGCCTTGACGAGTACAAAGCAGTTGAGCTAACGCCAAGCGAATGGCAAAATTAATTCTAAAAGCTTCGCCCCCGGAATAAGTTTCATAGGGGCGAGTGCCGCGAGCATCCGCAATTACAATATCCAATGTATCGATTAATTTGGGATCTTTTTTATTTGAACGTCCGGCTTTTTGCGTGACAAATTGGACGTGCAATTGATTGCCCGTCAATCGGGATAATATTTTATTCGTTTCCGCTTCTAGCTGGGGTAATATATTCTCAATCATCAAGGCTTGAATGCCCTTTTTGCTAAAGGCGATCGCCAATTCATTATAGACCCGATATTGATTTTTCGCTTCCTTAATTTGATGCTTAATCAGGTGCTTTTGCTGACTCAAATCTTCTAAATGTTTTTGTTGTTGTTGGAGTTGCCCTAATTTAGCCAAAGCGAGGTCTAACTGATGCCGACGCTGGGCAATTTGCTGTTCTAAATTTTTAATCGCTACCGTTTGGTCTGGACATTCCTTCAGTTTTTCCTGGATCAGATCGATTTGCTGCCTCAGTTTTTCTTGGTCTTGTAACCGTTCCAGCAATCGTTTAGTCACTTCTTTAACGCGGCTACTCACTTGAGGATAATCTTGTTGAGCTTGACGCAGTTGTTCTTTGCGGGTCAACCAAACCTGAGCCTTATTTCGGGCAGCACTAATCGCTTTATGTTCGGCAAAATCATAACCAATTTGCTCAATTTTTTGTTCTAATTTTACCAGCTTTTGATGTAAAAAAGACTCGGTTTTTTCTCGTTCAATTAAATTTGAAATATTTTCCAGCTTTTCTACTAATTCTGGTTCCCGATTTTTCAGACTTTGTAACCGTTTTTCCGCATCTCTAATTTGAGCCAGTTTAATTTCTGCCCACCGCCAACGTTCTACATCACTCCGAGCCAGAGCATGATTTTTTTCATCATAATGTAACTCTTGCAAAGCCCGCTCGATTTGTTGCAATTCTGTATATAAATCACCGGCAAATTCACCAGTTTTCAGCGATCGCTCTAAGGCGGCTTTTTCCCGATCAATTTTTTGCAGCCTTTCTCGTTCAGTCGCCGTCATATTCAGTTGAGCTTGCAACCCTCCCCACTGTTTTTGGAGATTATCGGAACCCGCCAATTCTCGATTTAATTTACCATATTCATCGCGCAACAGTTGAATTTCTCTCTCAGAAACCGCCAACTGTTCCCGCAAAACCCAAATATGATTCCTAAATTCTTGCTGTTGGGCTTGATGTTTTTCTGCCACCAAGTCCCAATGATGCTCATCTAAGGGGCGATCGCACAACGGACAAATCGCATCAGGA encodes:
- a CDS encoding putative Ig domain-containing protein — its product is MAEILGDSTANNLVGTGNGNDSIVGFEGDDTLWADWNWNIGNNTLDGGTGSDYLYASSESNLLRGGDDNDILEVYGWNNTLEGGLGDDTYNLYYPSANTIQDAGGTDILSTGLKLSLNGLAVGEAGLEKQGTSLVIDINQDGIADTSQDLVILDFFNAAGTGAGAGFIEKIDYLDGNEILTPPTSPNIITGTANADNLEGTNANDSIIADAGDDYISSDGSGNDTLLGGDGNDNLIDFGAGNDFLDGGIGNDTLDGGTGNNTLDGGAGDDYLSSNNGYYYYGYSTQDSLFGGDGNDTLLVGSYWLSNTLDGGAGADSLYSSYSDSSLFRGGEDNDILEVYGWNNTLEGGSGSDNLYNYSDSSLLRGGDDNDLLEVYAWNNTLEGGLGDDTYNLYNPSGNTIQDAGGTDILSTGLKLSLNGLAVGEAGLEKQGTSLVIDINQDGIADTSQDLVILDFFNAAGTGAGTGFIEKIDYLDGNEILTPPTSPNIITGTANADNLEGTNANDSMIGDAGDDSISSDGSGNDTLLGGDGNDNLIDFGAGNDFLDGGIGNDTLDGGTGNNTLDGGAGDDYLSSNNGYYYYGYSTQDSLFGGDGNDTLFIGNYWGYSSTLDGGAGADSLYSSGSDSSLLLGGDDNDILEVYGWNNTLEGGLGDDTYNLYYPSANTIQDAGGTDILSTGLKLSLNGLAVGEAGLEKQGTSLVIDINQDGIADTSQDLVILDFFNAAGTGAGAGFIEKIDYLDGNEILTPPTSPNIITGTANADNLEGTNANDSIIADAGDDYISSDGSGNDTLLGGDGNDNLIDFGAGNDFLDGGIGNDTLDGGTGNNTLDGGAGDDYLSSNNGYYYYGYSTQDSLFGGDGNDTLFIGNYWGYSSTLDGGAGADSLYSSGSDSSLLLGGDDNDILEVYGWNNTLEGGLGDDTLSLIGDGGSGNILRGGSGSDIYRVRAGYWGQAGVEISDTEGTDTLIILESDFQNGEFVEPMPVEPTSPVEPMPVEPTLAVDPVRMEPMPISPVEPMPVEPTSAVEPMPVEPTLAVDPVRMEPMPISPVEPMPVEPTSAVEPMPVEPTEVTETPMTLSATGLAAGIAGLGRMGTSLVIDTNKDGWANQWSDVVITNFFDAAGTGAGSGFIETVGNLSGEEILAAELPEVTFEQPVWEPPILVDPVPPEVVDNPDVNDAPVVTNPISWQSHDWNENFSLTLEPNTFTDPEGGELTYSATQVSFVDWSDGEWQEQGAGPLPDWLTFDSSTLTFSTQDTDRSFFIEIEVTATDPEGASTSDLFRLWSNGIDGIAIDGYIADATAFLDTNRNGVLDPQEPSAITTEEGRFAFNIDPRPFDLNNNGRLDPEEGRIVISGGTDTATGLPLATPLVATPDTTIVTLLSNVVSDLVDQGVSKADAETQVKTALGIPAGIDLSNTDPIAATAQNQAGGVQLNSAMVKLQNAVTQMANTISGASSLSVAESSQTVVGAIASQIQAGTTLDLTNASQLQTVLEAAGTKAQVDLGELSESVAQVIAEANERIDTVVANNTGADVNQELARVQKVALGTTSDDLNAAAAGQKAIADVVAANTGDALDTLISNTKLGSEVTDSSDSNSLDLPVAGSETEVNLQPTSSSDSMPVAPAGPGAVAIFSLPTILPSSPETIKLARPTANATEPGAPTGEAPNQAIGEFYNLSDGDDNVFLPQIAQAIGLHVRGLSGKDVIQGSEGADIVNGNQGNDIVKGNIGNDVLRGGQGADEVDGESGDDVVNGNQDNDNLFGGDGNDLLRGGKGDDNLMGGNGDDVLCGDMGQDFLTGDGGSDTFVLRSGEAAASTLNTADVILDFNSSEDKIGLTDGVTYQNLSFEAVNFGLGDASAIASVAIKVDNKYLGIVQGFTEEDLTASMFVKADDLILFG
- a CDS encoding AAA family ATPase codes for the protein MIPLQLNLKNFLSYREASLDFRGLHTACICGPNGAGKSSLLEAIAWSIWGNSRAGTDDDIIHTGTTEVCVDFTFQCDEQILRVRRSRQRGQTSTLEFQIATSEDELQVQFRSLTERSLRATQQKIIQHIKIDYETFVNSAYLRQGRADEFMLKRPSERKQVLASLLRLDEYDRLAEAAKERSRDYKAQIQLLQQNQQSLETQLEQREETLEAIATVEREILQQQQAQATDQDQLQQYKVSNHQRHTWQQQLSWLQSNLDQLTRECQRIEQEQKHSQQRQQELEELLGQEAEIHQKYSEFEQLQAQEQVLSDKLHAYQEAQKERSQLQEQLTNYLSDLKSQQQQIKAQLEALEQQKKELQNTLGQGAEVAAAMTELEAARTRLASLDQLQTKAIPLIHRRQIIQTEVVSRRAHTEARLAEIVSQINRLQVQQQTAVQVQQAVQQVSLQIEDLEKKRIYQQRVREKGLERRNFMERLQAQLRDREVQLADIEQKLRLLQVPDAICPLCDRPLDEHHWDLVAEKHQAQQQEFRNHIWVLREQLAVSEREIQLLRDEYGKLNRELAGSDNLQKQWGGLQAQLNMTATERERLQKIDREKAALERSLKTGEFAGDLYTELQQIERALQELHYDEKNHALARSDVERWRWAEIKLAQIRDAEKRLQSLKNREPELVEKLENISNLIEREKTESFLHQKLVKLEQKIEQIGYDFAEHKAISAARNKAQVWLTRKEQLRQAQQDYPQVSSRVKEVTKRLLERLQDQEKLRQQIDLIQEKLKECPDQTVAIKNLEQQIAQRRHQLDLALAKLGQLQQQQKHLEDLSQQKHLIKHQIKEAKNQYRVYNELAIAFSKKGIQALMIENILPQLEAETNKILSRLTGNQLHVQFVTQKAGRSNKKDPKLIDTLDIVIADARGTRPYETYSGGEAFRINFAIRLALAQLLCTRQGTRLQMLIVDEGFGTQDRQGCDRLIAAINAIAPDFATILIVTHMPQFKEAFQARIEISKTAETGSQLLLA